The window CTGGAGTGCGCGGACAAACACTCGATCATGGAGGTGCCGCGTCGGCGCATGGCCGGCAAGACCGTCATCGACTGCACGCACGGCGGAATGCGGCAACTGGTCACAACCGGTTGCTCGTGCGGTAGCAGCTCGCGCACTTGTGGCCAGAAGCGCCCAGGGCTCTGAGAATGTCGACGTGCGCTGGCCAAGACCGCGACCGCGTACCGCGTACCGCGTACCGCCTTCGTTGACCGGGAGAGAAGATGACCATCAAGGACATCGGGCCGGAACCTCAAAGCTTCGACCTTGAGAAGGCGACGCTTGAAAACACGGACTATCGCGCCGTCGCCTGGTCTGGGAAGTATCTTCAGTTGACCCTCATGTCGATCCCGGTGGGTGAGGACATCGGCTTGGAAGCACACCCGGAGACTGACCAATTCCTACGACTCGACGCAGGCCGGGGCCGCGTCCAGATGGGCCGCGCGAAGGATCGACTCGACTTCGACCAGGAGGTCGAGGATGGTTGGGCAATCTTCGTACCCGCCGGCACTTGGCACAACGTCACCAACATCGGTGACGAGACCCTGCAGCTCTACGCCGTATACGCACCGGTCCACCACGCGTCGGGCAAGATCCACGCGACAGCCGCCGACGCGGAGCGCGACGAGGACTCAGGCGACGACGAGCCGGCAAGCTGGTCGGCCCAGCCTGACCAACAGCCATCGGACGAGCACGCCTGACCACCGAGGGCTTATCGCGACAGTAGTTCCTCGCCCAGAGGCGAGCCGGGAGAATCACGCTCCTCCCCTCCGCCCGTACACCCATCTGGCCCCACGGCACGCGACGTTCCGCTCGACCTCTGTCCTGGCAGCGGCCGGGATCGGGAACGGGATCGACCGCAGCGCGTGGGAACAGGCCCCGATCTCCTCGAGCTGCAGTGAGCGGGGCCATGCCCAGCGGACGGTGCGCCGGGCAACGGTCGGCGCGACCACCTGGGTACCGCAATGAGGACGGCCGCGACGCCGGAACCCACCACAGCCAGGAGTACCGACGGCGCAGGAGGATCGGAGAGTGCGGCCAAGCCGTCGATCCTCACCCTGACGATGAATCCTGCGGTCGATCTCTGCTGGGAGGTCGGGCACCTGGAGGACATCGGCAAGAACCGTGCCCGGGTCAGGTCGGTGGCCGCCGGGGGTGGAGGGATCAACGTCGCCCGTCATGTCGTGCGGCTCGGAGGACGAGCCACCGCCTTCCACACCGCCGGAGGCGAAGTCGGCCTGCGCCTGAACCGGCTGCTGGACGAAGAGGGCATCGACCACGTCGCCGTCGACATCGACGACGACACCCGCGAAGCACTCGTGCTGTTCGAGGCCGAATCGCGCCGCGGCTACCACATCGTGCCACCCGGGCCGCACCTGCACGACCACGAGGGGCGGCGATCCCTGGATGCTCTGGTGCAAGCCGTTGACGGTTGCCCGTACGTCGTGGCCAGCGGCAGCCTGCCCGGCGGCTTGCCCGACGACTTCTACGCGGCCGTCGCCCGCCGCATCAGGGAAGCCGGATCCCGACTGGTCCTGGACACCTCCGGGCCGGCGCTCCGCGGAGCACTCGCCGAGGGCGTGTTCCTGCTCAGGTGCAACCGGACCGAGGCCGAGAGCCTGACCGGCCGGCCCGTCCGCGACTTCGACGACGCCCGGGCCCTCAACGAGCACCTGCTCACGACAGGAGCCGCCGAGATCGCCGTCACCACCCTCGGAGAGCTGGGCGCACTGTGCTCGACCGGCCACGGCCACACCGAGCTCTACGCGCCGCCGCTGCCCGGCGAGCCCCTGAGCGACGCCGGGGCGGGAGACAGCATGGTCGCCGCCCTCATCACACAGCTGGCCGCCGGAGAGGAACCCGTCAGCGCCTGCGCGCTGGGGGTGGCCGCAGCCGCCGCAGCGATGCTCACCCCCAGCACCGAGCCCTTCGACCTGGACGTGGCCCGATCCCTCCGCTCCCAGGTGAGGACCAGGTCCCAGACCGATGCACGACGCCAGGGCGTTTGACCCTGCCCACCCCCTGCCGTTCGGTCGGCCCCCCACCACATTGCGTACCCCGTGCCCACAAACCGACCCTGCCCCGTCACCGCGTCGGGGCGGGGCGCTGCCGGTGGTGCTGAGCCACGCCAGTGTCGACCTCGTGATGCGAGCGGGCCCGCGGTTGGGAAGACTGGAAGCATGGCGACCAAGGCAGTGCTTGAGGGCGGCCCGGACGATCTGCCCGAGCGGATCGTTCCGATCTCCGACCCCGGACAAGACCTGAAGATTCCACACCGCGGCGGGTACGAGCATTTCAAGAACACGTCGCGGCACCAGGACAGCCCGGAAGGACAACTGGCGGTCTACGAGTGGTGGGAACGAACAGAGATCGCCGAATGAAACGGACGGCCAAGGACGCTCGCCTGTACCTCACCACGGCGGCCGGGATGCGCGGGCCGACACCGCACGGTGGACTGGATCGCCGGCCTCGATCCAGTCCACCCGTTCCCCAACGGCTACCGTCCTCCTGGTACTTCGCGACCGGCTTCCAGCCGCTACCGCTCAAACGAATGGCGCGAAGGCAACGCCGCCGCTCTTGCTCTTGCTCTTGCTCTTGCTCTTGCTCTTGCTCTTGCTCTTGCTCTTGCTCTTGCTCTTGCTCTTGCTCTTGCGGAGCGAAGAGCGCAGGCGAGGGCGGGTGCGGTTGCCGGGAGGGCGCCGTCCCGCTGGAGATCACGGGCAGCGGCCGCCAGTAGGGTCAGCCGGTATGACCGTCGCTCGTTCCGTTGCCCTGTTCGCCGTGGCCGCCCTCTTCGAGATCGGCGGAGCCTGGCTGGTGTGGCAGGGCATCCGCGAGCACAAGGGCTGGGTCTGGATCGGTGCCGGCGTCATCGCACTGGGCCTGTACGGGGTGGTGGCCACCTTCCAGTCCGACGACAATTTCGGCCGGATCCTCGCCGCCTACGGCGGGATCTTCGTCGCCGGGTCCATCGCCTGGGGCGTAGTCGCCGACGGGTATCGCCCCGATCGATACGACGTCATCGGCGCCCTGGTCTGCCTCGCCGGCATGGCTGTGATCATGTACGCACCCCGCGGGAACTGATCTGCCGGAACCACGTTGCAGTTGCGTCGGTGCGCCGCGTCGAGCTCGTTCTGCAGGGGCGAGGGCGGCACGACGAGTACGGGGCAGGCGGTGCGCGCCAGGCAGTAGCGGGCCACCGAGGGCCGCAGGGGCGGCGCAACGGGGTACGTGAGCCGGTGCCGACGACCAAGAGGTCCTCCATGCCACGGGCGGTGTCCACCAGAGCGGCGCCGGGCGTGCCCCGTACGGTGAGGCCCGTGAGGGCGGCTCCGGGCTTCGCCGCACGGAACGCCGTGTCGAGTATCTCGCGGAGTCTTTCGACGGCAGCGGTACGGCATTCCGCCAGGGCGGAGGGGCTGAGGCCGTTCCGGCTGCCGAGTTCACCGCCCGGCGATTGCCACGCCAGGACGACTCGCAGCTCCGCATCCCGTGCGCGGGCCTCTGCGGCCGCCCTGTGCAGGGCGGCCGGACTCCCCAGGGTGCCGGTCACGCCGACCACGACTCTTCGCACGACCTGTTCCCTCTCCTCGCCGTCCAGTCACCGGTCCCGAGGGAAAGGCCATGAGGCACGGCGGAGCCATGTCCTTCACGGACTTCTGGCGGAGAGGTCCACAACCCTGACGCCCTGCTGATGGACTCCAGGTCCTGCCGTCAGTGATGCGTATGGAATGGCCCGGGGGCCGTATGGGTCCCGTTACGGGGTGGCCGCCGGGGCGCTGGGGCGGGGATAGCTTCGGTTGCACGTCCCGGACCGCCTCCCCGCGCCGGGGCGTGACCTGTCACTCGTGGTTCCCCAAGGAGGGCCCCATGTGCTTGTTCCAGTACGACGATTCCGACTCCGAGCCTGAGGAACAGAGCCCGGCCGGGCCTCTGTACGTGCCCGCCCGGCCGGGAGGAGCGCACGTCGTCGTGCGGCTGTTCCGCACTCCACTGGGAGCCCGTACCGCCGTTGGTTTCACCAGCCCGGAACGGCTGGCCGCCACGCTCGGTACGGCCCAGCCCTGGATCCGGCTCTCCGAGGCCGCACTCCGCGCGATGGCCCGGCCGCTCGGCGCGTCCCTGCTGACCGTGGACCCGGCCCTCACCGCGCCCCCGGTCACTGCGGCGGATGCCGGACCCACCGGAGCACCGCTCACATGGGTATCCGAGACCACGGCCCGCACGGTCTGAAGGGGAGCGGAACATGACCATCGCCGTTCTCCCTGAGATGCCCGCCGCTGCCGGTGAGCTATCCGTATGGCCCGCGTCCACGAGGCCGCTCCCGCACGGTGGCCTGGCCGTCGGCGGAGTTCCCCTGACCGAGATTGCCGAGCGGTTCGGCACCCCCGTCTACGTGCTGGATGAGGGCGAGGTGCGCGGGCGCTGCCGGACGTATCGCGACGCCTTCCCCGACGCGGACGTGCTGTACGCGGCCAAGGCGTTCCTGTCCCGCGCGATGGTGCGCTGGGTGGAGGAGGAGGGGCTGGGCCTGGGCGTGTGCTCGGCCGGGGAGTTGGAGCTCGCCGTCACCACCGGTTTCCCGCCCGAGCGCATCGTGCTGCACGGAAACGCCAAGTCCCTGCACGACCTGGAGGCCGCCCTGCGCCTCGGTGTGGGACGGATCGTCATCGACAGCCCGTCCGAGATCGCCAGGATCGCAGCTGCCGTCGGGCCAGGCGGCCGCCAGAAGGTGATGGTGCGGGTGGTCCCGGGCGTCTCGGCCGGCGGCCACGACAAGATCCGAACCGGAAGGGAGGACCAGAAGTTCGGCCTGTCCCTCACCGACGGCGGCGCACAGCACGCCGTCACCCGGATCCTGGGCCAGCCGCGGCTCGAACTGACCGGGCTGCACTGCCACATCGGATCCCAGATATCCGAGGTGAAGCCCTACCTGGTCGCCCTGCGCCGCATGATCGGGCTCATGGCCCGCATCCGTGACACCCACGGCGTGGTCCTGCCCGAGCTCGACATGGGCGGCGGCCACGGCATCGCCTACCAGCCCGGCGAACCCGCCCTCGACCTCACCGCGTTCGCCCGGCGGATGCGTACCGAACTCGTCGACGGCTGCGCCGCCGCGGGACTTCCCGTGCCCCGGCTCGCCGTCGAACCCGGACGGGCCGTCGTGGGCCCCGCCGGAGTCGCCCTCTACCGGGTGCTCGCCGTCAAGCACACCGGCGAGAACGTGTTCGTCGCCGTGGACGGCGGCATGAGCGACAATCCCCGCCCCGCCCTGTACGGGGTGCGGTACGCGCCCCGGCTCGTCGGCCGCCACTCGCCGGCCGCACCCCGTACGGCCACGGTCGTCGGCCGGCACTGCGAGGCGGGCGACATCCTCGCCTCCGACGTCCAGCTGCCGGGCGACATCCACCCCGGCGACCTGCTCGCCGTACCGGTGGCCGGTGCCTACCTGCTGTCCATGGCCTCCGGCTACAACCTCGTCGGCCGCCCCGCCGTCGTAGCGGTCCACGAGGGCACGGCCCGGCTCCTCGTCCGGCGCGAAACCCTGGAGGACCACCGGCGCCGGGACATCGGCGTCTAAGCCCACGTCAGGGCACGTTCGCCGCCGCCTGGGCTTCTCCATATCGTCACGGTGAGATGCAGGATCGCGGCAGGTGCGGCGGCCGGGCGGATCGTCAGTCCTGACGACCGCCCGGTGCCCGCAGCAGCCGCTCCTGCTCCGTTCCGGCCTCTTCGTATCCGGCGTCGGAGATCCGTTGCAGCTCGCGCAGGTCACCGGCCGCGGCCGCGCGTCGCGTGAGCAGCATTCCGGCGTGTCGGGATCCCTCGTCCAACAGATCGCTCAACTCCTCGACGTCGCCGGCCGCGTCCGCGAGATCGGCCAGCCGGTCCAGCGCGGTCTCGTTGCCCGCGTCGGCCAGGTCGCGAAGGGTCTCCCGATCGGGGTTCGTGTTCTCCATGACGCCATGCTGCAACCCTGCCCCTGGGGCAAGGTCAAGTGGGACGATGACGAGGTGATCACCATCGGACAGCTGGCCGGCTACATCGGAGTGTCGATCAAGACCGTCCGCGTCTACCACGACAAGGGGTTGCTCCCCGAGCCCGACCGCGACGCGTCCGGCTACCGGCGGTACGGCGCGAACGACGCTGTCGACCTGATCAAGATCCGGACACTGGCAGAAGCCGGTGTCCCCCTCGCTCGTATCCGGTATCTGAGAGCGGCGGGCGAGGAGGAATTCCGGCAGGCGCTGGGCGAGATCGACGTCGAACTCGACGCCCGCATCCGCAGCCTGCAGGACACTCAGGAGCGCCTGCGCCGGCTCGCCGCCGGGCGTCTGGTGCCACTGCCCGGCGAGGCCTTCGCCCATCTGGAGGATCTGGCCCGATGGGGATTCACGCCTCGATGGGTGGACCTGCAACGCGACTTGTGGATCCTCGTGTTCGCCACCCACCCGGACCGTGCGACCACCCTGTTTCACGAGCAGGCCGAGATCTTGGCCGACCCGACTCTACGGCGGCTCTTCCTCGGCTACGACCACGCGCACGACCTCGACGCCGACGACCCGCGGCTCGAGGACCTCGCCCGCAGGATCGCCGAGGCGAATCGGGAGCGCTACGGGTCCGGCGAACGGCCCGGGCTGGATACGGGCTCCGAGATCCCCGCCCTCATCCAGAGCCGGGTCAACGCTTCGTCCCCGGCATGGGAGCGGCTCGACTCCCTCATTCGCGCCCGACTGGACGCATGACGTGAGCGCCCCCGGAGCGGCCTGCGAGGTGTGTCCCTCCTCGGACCCGTCGCGATTCCCGACGCGCACGTGAGCCCCTGCCAGATCGAGCGCGGCCAGGACCTTGCTCACTGTCCAGCCGGCGCCGCGGACGCGATCCGCGCAGGCCGGCAACCACAGCTCGGCCGCGGCGGCCGTACGCGACCTCTCCCGTCACCGGCCGGTGGTCACACCTCCCAGGTGACCGGGAGGCTCTTCACCCCGTAGATGTCCGCGGTCTCCGGGCGCAGGGCGACGTCTTCGGCCGGTACGGCCAGGCGCAGCGTGGGAAAGCGCTTGAGCAGCGCGGAGAACGCGACCCGCATCTCGATGCGGGCCAGCTGCGCGCCCAGGCACAGGTGGATGCCGTGTCCGAAGGCCAGGTGCCCGCCGGACTCCCTCCCGAGGTCGAGCGTGTGGGGATCCGGGTACCGCTCGGGGTCGCGGTTGGCGGTGTTGTACGACAGGACGACCGTCGTGCCGGCCTCGATGGTCTGACCACCCACCTCGACGTCCTCCAGCGCCGTCCGCATGAACGACTTGGCGACGCTCAGATACCGGAGCAGCTCCTCGACGGCCTGGTCGATGAGCGCGGGATCGGCGCGCAGCGCCGCCAGTTGCTCCGGGTTCTGCAGCAGCGCGAAGGTCCCGAGGGACAGCATGTTGGCAGTGGTGTCGAAGCCGGCCGCCAGCAGGATCAGGCTGATCCCCTGCAGCTCCTCATCGGTCAGGTCGCTGTCGGTGAGTTCGCTGAGCACGTCGTCGGTGGGGTTCGCGCGCTTGGCGGCCACCAGTTCCGCGAGGTAGGTCTGGGTCGCGGTGTAGGCCGCCATCAGCTCCTCGTCGCCCGTCTCCCCGTTCATGAATTTGTCGATCTGTTCCTGGAAGGAGGCCCGGTCCTCGTACGGCACCCCCAGCAGCTCACAGATGATGATGGTGGGGATGGGCTTGGCGAACGCGGTCACCAGGTCCGCCGACGGCCCCGCCTTGTCCATGGCGTCCAGGCAGTCGGTGGTGATCTGCTCGATGCGCTCGGTGAGCAGTCGCATCCGCCGCGCGGTGAACTTGCCGACCAGCGGCTTCCGGTAGCGGCTGTGCTGGGGGTCGTCCATGAGGAGGAACTCGCCGGGCGGCGCCGGAGGGATCTCGAAGTCGACCACGTTCAGGAGGTCCTTGCGCGAGCTGAACCGCGGGTCGGCCAGGACCGACCTGACCAGGTCGTATCCGGTGATCATCCAGCCGGGTTTCCCGCCGGGGTGGGTGTGGCGGCTGATGGGGCCGTGCCGGCGGGCGTCGATCAGCTCTGCCGGAGGGTCGAAGGGACAGCCGGACGGACGCTCCGTCGGCAGCGTCGTAACAGTGTGGACCGATTCATCCATGACCATTCCTCACCTCGCGATAGTGCGTGTTTGATACAACTCGAAAGCTACGTTGCATTCAGGATTGCTGCAATCCACTGGAACGCATAAGTGCAGGTGAAGAGTGCCAAATTGATGCAATGACGCTGCGCTCGAATGCAATGGCGCGTTGCACTGAGTGGCGGCGAAGGCAATACTGGCGGCATGCCTGGAGGACGGTTGACCCAGCAGGAACGCCAGCGCATCGCGGCCGGACTCACCGGCAAGCTCTCCTACGCCGAGATCGCCAGGCGGCTCGACCGGCCGACCTCGACGATCAGCCGGGAGATCGCACGCAACGGCGGTCCCGGCGGCTACCGGCCCCAGCAGGCGCAGCTGGCTACGGTCCAGCGGGCGCAGCGCGGCACACCAGCACCCCCACGCGCGGCCGAAGCGCCCGGCGGAACGATGGAAGAGGAGATCATCGAGCTGGCGGTCAGATCGGGACTGCCGAGGATGACAGCACGCGTGCACGTCGACCTGTTGCTGTCCGAGGACGGCAGGCGCACAGCAGCCGAGCTGACCCGCAGACTGAAGGTCAGTCCGGCCTCCGTCTCCGTAGCCGTGAACTTCCTGGTCGAGCATGGGTATGTCCGGCGCGAGCGCGATCCGCAGCGGCGTCGCGACATCTACGTGGTCGACGACGACGCCTGGTACCACTCGATCGTGATCAGCTCGCGGCAGACGCTCGAGGCAGCGCGGGCCTCGACGGCCGCGGCGCAGACGTACAGGCCCGAGAGCCCCGTGGGTCAGCGGCTGGCCAAGGTGGGCGCGTTCCTGGAACAGGTCAGCCTGGACATGCTGGAGTCGGCCGACCGATGCCGCCGCCTCCTGGCGTGACGGGTCTCAGCGGGACCGTCTGGTCCGCCGGCGGACCAGTTCCTGCCGAACGTCACCGACCCATGCCATCTGACCGGCCGGCACCGCAGCGGCACGGCGGGTACCTCTGGTTCCCCGCTGGCGTCGACAACATGACCCCTGAGACGCTCGTCCGCCCTCCCGCGGTTGGCAACGGTCCACTAGGGCGCGGCCCGGATCCTTGTACGGCGCGAAACGCCGGAGGGCTACCGCAACCGGGACATCGGCGGCTAGGGCCGGTAGACGAGCTCGATCACCATCGCTGCGATGACCGCCCAGACCCCGATGCCGAGCAGCCACAGGGCATCGAGGATCGCGCCGGTGGCGATGACGGTCAGGCCTGCCGCCCCGAGGACGAGTACGGTCCGG of the Streptomyces sp. NBC_01294 genome contains:
- a CDS encoding cupin domain-containing protein gives rise to the protein MTIKDIGPEPQSFDLEKATLENTDYRAVAWSGKYLQLTLMSIPVGEDIGLEAHPETDQFLRLDAGRGRVQMGRAKDRLDFDQEVEDGWAIFVPAGTWHNVTNIGDETLQLYAVYAPVHHASGKIHATAADAERDEDSGDDEPASWSAQPDQQPSDEHA
- a CDS encoding 1-phosphofructokinase family hexose kinase, whose translation is MRTAATPEPTTARSTDGAGGSESAAKPSILTLTMNPAVDLCWEVGHLEDIGKNRARVRSVAAGGGGINVARHVVRLGGRATAFHTAGGEVGLRLNRLLDEEGIDHVAVDIDDDTREALVLFEAESRRGYHIVPPGPHLHDHEGRRSLDALVQAVDGCPYVVASGSLPGGLPDDFYAAVARRIREAGSRLVLDTSGPALRGALAEGVFLLRCNRTEAESLTGRPVRDFDDARALNEHLLTTGAAEIAVTTLGELGALCSTGHGHTELYAPPLPGEPLSDAGAGDSMVAALITQLAAGEEPVSACALGVAAAAAAMLTPSTEPFDLDVARSLRSQVRTRSQTDARRQGV
- a CDS encoding DUF5988 family protein, which produces MATKAVLEGGPDDLPERIVPISDPGQDLKIPHRGGYEHFKNTSRHQDSPEGQLAVYEWWERTEIAE
- a CDS encoding YnfA family protein; protein product: MTVARSVALFAVAALFEIGGAWLVWQGIREHKGWVWIGAGVIALGLYGVVATFQSDDNFGRILAAYGGIFVAGSIAWGVVADGYRPDRYDVIGALVCLAGMAVIMYAPRGN
- a CDS encoding universal stress protein; the encoded protein is MRRVVVGVTGTLGSPAALHRAAAEARARDAELRVVLAWQSPGGELGSRNGLSPSALAECRTAAVERLREILDTAFRAAKPGAALTGLTVRGTPGAALVDTARGMEDLLVVGTGSRTPLRRPCGPRWPATAWRAPPAPYSSCRPRPCRTSSTRRTDATATWFRQISSRGVRT
- a CDS encoding SAV_915 family protein → MCLFQYDDSDSEPEEQSPAGPLYVPARPGGAHVVVRLFRTPLGARTAVGFTSPERLAATLGTAQPWIRLSEAALRAMARPLGASLLTVDPALTAPPVTAADAGPTGAPLTWVSETTARTV
- the lysA gene encoding diaminopimelate decarboxylase encodes the protein MTIAVLPEMPAAAGELSVWPASTRPLPHGGLAVGGVPLTEIAERFGTPVYVLDEGEVRGRCRTYRDAFPDADVLYAAKAFLSRAMVRWVEEEGLGLGVCSAGELELAVTTGFPPERIVLHGNAKSLHDLEAALRLGVGRIVIDSPSEIARIAAAVGPGGRQKVMVRVVPGVSAGGHDKIRTGREDQKFGLSLTDGGAQHAVTRILGQPRLELTGLHCHIGSQISEVKPYLVALRRMIGLMARIRDTHGVVLPELDMGGGHGIAYQPGEPALDLTAFARRMRTELVDGCAAAGLPVPRLAVEPGRAVVGPAGVALYRVLAVKHTGENVFVAVDGGMSDNPRPALYGVRYAPRLVGRHSPAAPRTATVVGRHCEAGDILASDVQLPGDIHPGDLLAVPVAGAYLLSMASGYNLVGRPAVVAVHEGTARLLVRRETLEDHRRRDIGV
- a CDS encoding MerR family transcriptional regulator; protein product: MLQPCPWGKVKWDDDEVITIGQLAGYIGVSIKTVRVYHDKGLLPEPDRDASGYRRYGANDAVDLIKIRTLAEAGVPLARIRYLRAAGEEEFRQALGEIDVELDARIRSLQDTQERLRRLAAGRLVPLPGEAFAHLEDLARWGFTPRWVDLQRDLWILVFATHPDRATTLFHEQAEILADPTLRRLFLGYDHAHDLDADDPRLEDLARRIAEANRERYGSGERPGLDTGSEIPALIQSRVNASSPAWERLDSLIRARLDA
- a CDS encoding cytochrome P450; protein product: MDESVHTVTTLPTERPSGCPFDPPAELIDARRHGPISRHTHPGGKPGWMITGYDLVRSVLADPRFSSRKDLLNVVDFEIPPAPPGEFLLMDDPQHSRYRKPLVGKFTARRMRLLTERIEQITTDCLDAMDKAGPSADLVTAFAKPIPTIIICELLGVPYEDRASFQEQIDKFMNGETGDEELMAAYTATQTYLAELVAAKRANPTDDVLSELTDSDLTDEELQGISLILLAAGFDTTANMLSLGTFALLQNPEQLAALRADPALIDQAVEELLRYLSVAKSFMRTALEDVEVGGQTIEAGTTVVLSYNTANRDPERYPDPHTLDLGRESGGHLAFGHGIHLCLGAQLARIEMRVAFSALLKRFPTLRLAVPAEDVALRPETADIYGVKSLPVTWEV
- a CDS encoding helix-turn-helix domain-containing protein, with translation MPGGRLTQQERQRIAAGLTGKLSYAEIARRLDRPTSTISREIARNGGPGGYRPQQAQLATVQRAQRGTPAPPRAAEAPGGTMEEEIIELAVRSGLPRMTARVHVDLLLSEDGRRTAAELTRRLKVSPASVSVAVNFLVEHGYVRRERDPQRRRDIYVVDDDAWYHSIVISSRQTLEAARASTAAAQTYRPESPVGQRLAKVGAFLEQVSLDMLESADRCRRLLA